A region of Synechococcus sp. MW101C3 DNA encodes the following proteins:
- a CDS encoding MFS transporter has translation MSRATPPPPPMPEAGPSGGSVGEDASRGPAACPEAAASEELASTARGQGLQAVLALPDFRRLWLGQIFSQLADKFYIVLMVFLIAQYWVTDTPQTNALLAEAAASLRFDFETRAQMITLLATGIYVANTVPAMALGTVAGVWADRWPKRKVMVASNALRAGLVLLAPLLLIPGPFFLGLSWGYWGLVAMTFLESVLTQFFAPAEQAAIPLLVPRPLLLAAISLYQATSMGATIVGFALGDPVLRLLRNGLATLGIEGGEFVLLPLCYGLAALSIARIRVVEAPWQDRGTSVWGEILEGIQVLRERSSVRNALVHLVLLYSILAALYVLAISLASAIKGLGPTQFGTLLAMSGLGMAVGALAVAQLGRGFTRRLLSASGLGLIAFALVLLGQVRGSLSLTLGLCVALGVGAALLAIPAQTTIQEDTPEELRGKVFGLQNNLINIALSLPLVLAGTVVSRYGLQPVLWVLAGITLLAALLERPWQRC, from the coding sequence TTGTCCCGAGCCACCCCCCCGCCTCCGCCGATGCCGGAGGCCGGCCCCAGCGGAGGCAGCGTCGGCGAAGATGCGTCCAGAGGTCCGGCAGCCTGCCCGGAGGCGGCCGCCAGCGAGGAGCTGGCCAGCACGGCCCGGGGCCAGGGCTTGCAGGCGGTGCTGGCCCTGCCCGACTTCCGGCGCCTGTGGCTGGGGCAGATCTTCTCCCAGCTGGCCGACAAGTTCTACATCGTGTTGATGGTGTTCCTGATCGCCCAGTACTGGGTGACGGACACCCCCCAGACCAACGCGCTGCTGGCTGAAGCGGCCGCCAGCCTGCGCTTCGATTTCGAGACCCGCGCCCAGATGATCACCCTGCTGGCCACGGGGATCTATGTGGCCAACACCGTGCCCGCCATGGCCCTCGGCACCGTGGCGGGGGTCTGGGCCGACCGCTGGCCGAAACGCAAGGTGATGGTGGCCTCCAACGCCCTGCGCGCGGGCCTGGTGCTGCTGGCCCCGCTGCTACTGATCCCCGGCCCCTTCTTCCTCGGCCTCAGCTGGGGCTACTGGGGCCTGGTGGCGATGACCTTCCTCGAGTCGGTGCTCACCCAGTTCTTTGCGCCCGCCGAGCAGGCGGCCATTCCCCTGCTCGTGCCGCGACCGCTTCTGCTCGCTGCCATCTCGCTCTACCAGGCCACCAGCATGGGCGCCACGATCGTGGGCTTCGCGCTCGGCGACCCGGTGCTGCGCCTGCTGCGCAACGGACTCGCCACGCTCGGCATCGAAGGCGGTGAGTTCGTGCTGCTCCCGCTTTGCTATGGGCTGGCGGCGCTGTCGATTGCCCGCATCCGCGTGGTGGAAGCCCCCTGGCAAGACCGCGGCACCTCGGTGTGGGGCGAGATCCTGGAAGGAATCCAGGTGCTTCGCGAGCGCTCCAGCGTGCGAAATGCCCTGGTGCATCTTGTGTTGCTGTACAGCATCCTGGCGGCGCTCTATGTCCTGGCCATCAGCCTGGCCTCGGCGATCAAGGGGCTCGGACCCACCCAGTTCGGCACCCTGCTGGCCATGAGCGGCCTGGGCATGGCCGTCGGTGCACTGGCGGTGGCCCAGCTCGGCCGCGGCTTCACCCGCCGCCTGCTCTCGGCCTCGGGCCTGGGCCTGATCGCCTTTGCGCTGGTGCTGCTGGGCCAGGTGCGCGGCAGCCTGTCGCTCACGCTCGGCTTGTGCGTGGCGCTGGGGGTGGGCGCCGCCCTGCTGGCCATCCCCGCCCAGACCACCATCCAGGAAGACACCCCGGAAGAACTGCGCGGCAAGGTGTTTGGCCTGCAGAACAACCTGATCAACATTGCCCTGAGCCTGCCGCTTGTGCTGGCGGGCACGGTGGTGAGCCGCTACGGGCTGCAGCCCGTGCTCTGGGTACTTGCGGGCATCACCCTGCTGGCGGCCCTGCTGGAGCGTCCCTGGCAGCGCTGCTAG
- the hpf gene encoding ribosome hibernation-promoting factor, HPF/YfiA family → MKLLIHGRNLDVTPAIREYTEDKLTRAINHFEGLVKEADVHLSVARNPRVPQQTAEVTVFANGLVIRAQERSENLYASIDMVAGKLSRQLRRYKERLTDHHQSDVQEAVGLEDGTTDTTALTADLLAGREPELPVPAVRRKYFAMPEMSLEAALHQLDLIDHDFYVFRDEKTRGIQVLYRRNHGGFGVIQPRDS, encoded by the coding sequence TCGACGTCACCCCAGCCATCCGGGAGTACACGGAAGACAAACTGACCCGGGCGATCAATCATTTCGAGGGGCTGGTCAAGGAGGCGGATGTCCATCTGTCGGTGGCCCGCAACCCCCGGGTTCCCCAGCAGACGGCGGAGGTCACCGTGTTCGCCAACGGCCTCGTGATTCGCGCCCAGGAACGCAGCGAAAACCTTTACGCCAGCATCGATATGGTGGCGGGAAAACTCAGCCGCCAGCTGCGCCGCTACAAGGAGCGCCTCACCGATCACCACCAGAGCGACGTGCAGGAGGCGGTCGGCCTCGAAGACGGCACCACCGACACCACGGCGCTCACGGCCGATCTTCTGGCCGGCCGCGAACCGGAACTGCCGGTGCCCGCTGTGCGGCGCAAGTATTTCGCCATGCCGGAGATGAGCCTGGAAGCGGCGCTGCACCAGCTTGATCTGATCGATCACGATTTCTACGTGTTTCGTGATGAGAAGACGAGAGGAATTCAGGTGCTGTACCGCCGCAATCATGGTGGCTTCGGAGTGATTCAACCGCGGGATTCCTGA
- the tyrS gene encoding tyrosine--tRNA ligase, giving the protein MGQAQVWPDVPAWLSRGLADLFPHEAGPLAGSATSLAARLAEAEREGRPLRIKLGIDPTGSDIHLGHSLLFRKLRAFQDAGHTAVLIIGDFTARIGDPTGKSATRVQLSAEAVAAHATTYLEQLGQGQSRQRALLDFETPGRLEVRRNSEWLAALDLPQVIELLGTSTVGQMLAKDDFSKRYGGGTPIALHEFLYPLLQGYDSVAVRSDLELGGTDQKFNVAMGRDLQRHFGQPPQFGLLLPILPGLDGVQKMSKSLGNTVGLQDDPLSMYSKLEKVPDAAVNAYLTLLTDLELEALPANPRERQKAMALEVTATRHGQQAALQAQADAAGLVGVGAGRNPGLDGEAGGSPRAEAVDVLEASLAAVSFPAKAFFLLSAIGVCASSSEGRRQIQGGGVKLDGEKLSDPNLEFSSPAELDGKVLQLGKKTFRRLVP; this is encoded by the coding sequence ATGGGGCAGGCGCAGGTGTGGCCGGACGTGCCGGCATGGCTGAGCCGGGGCCTGGCGGATCTCTTTCCGCACGAGGCGGGTCCGTTGGCCGGCAGCGCCACCTCACTGGCCGCGCGCCTGGCGGAAGCCGAGCGGGAGGGCAGGCCGCTGCGCATCAAGCTCGGCATCGATCCCACCGGCTCCGACATCCATCTGGGGCACAGCCTGCTGTTCCGCAAGCTGCGGGCCTTCCAGGACGCCGGCCACACCGCCGTGCTGATCATCGGCGACTTCACCGCCCGCATCGGTGATCCCACCGGCAAGAGCGCCACCCGCGTGCAGCTCAGCGCCGAGGCGGTGGCCGCCCATGCCACCACCTATCTGGAGCAGCTGGGCCAGGGACAGTCGCGGCAGCGCGCCCTGCTCGACTTCGAAACCCCCGGCCGGCTGGAGGTGCGCCGCAACAGCGAGTGGTTGGCGGCCCTGGATCTGCCACAGGTGATCGAGCTGCTGGGTACCAGCACCGTGGGACAGATGCTCGCCAAGGACGACTTCTCCAAGCGCTATGGCGGCGGCACGCCGATCGCCCTGCATGAGTTCCTGTACCCGCTGCTGCAGGGCTATGACTCAGTGGCGGTGCGCTCCGACCTGGAGCTGGGCGGCACCGATCAGAAGTTCAATGTGGCCATGGGCCGGGATCTGCAGCGCCACTTCGGCCAGCCGCCCCAGTTCGGCCTGCTGCTGCCGATCCTGCCGGGGCTCGATGGTGTGCAGAAGATGAGCAAGAGCCTGGGCAACACCGTGGGGCTCCAGGACGACCCGCTCTCGATGTATTCAAAGCTGGAGAAGGTGCCCGACGCCGCGGTGAACGCCTACCTCACCCTGCTCACGGATCTCGAGCTCGAGGCGCTGCCGGCCAATCCGCGGGAGCGCCAGAAGGCGATGGCCCTGGAGGTGACCGCCACACGCCATGGCCAGCAGGCGGCGTTGCAGGCCCAGGCCGATGCCGCCGGACTGGTGGGAGTGGGGGCAGGGCGGAACCCCGGGCTCGATGGTGAAGCAGGCGGCTCGCCCCGTGCCGAGGCTGTCGACGTGCTGGAGGCGTCACTGGCGGCGGTGAGCTTTCCCGCCAAGGCCTTTTTCCTGCTCAGTGCCATCGGGGTCTGCGCCAGCAGCAGTGAAGGACGGCGCCAGATCCAGGGGGGCGGCGTGAAGCTGGATGGCGAGAAGCTGAGCGATCCCAACCTGGAATTCAGCAGCCCGGCGGAGCTGGACGGCAAGGTGCTGCAGCTCGGAAAGAAGACCTTCCGGCGGCTGGTGCCCTGA
- a CDS encoding glycosyltransferase family 4 protein: MAHIAWLGKKSPFCGNVTYGLTTTEQLRQRGHRISFIHFDTPATGPGLPWDPPSVNGKGLTLTKEALRASRRAALAGDESEVALPYLLKSQVYTVPAPGAQRELRESLEQLKPDLVHASLTLSPLDFLLPDLCQQLGVPLVATFHPAFDAGLRNLAGGTQQLTYQLYAPALARFNRVIVFSELQAEVLSRLGVKDDRLAVIPNGVDTDVWKPADSERGGSERRGSERGSSALRREVQARCEGRRPFLYMGRLATEKNVEALLRAWRLVRPAGCVLVIVGDGPLRGSLQAAHEDPDILWWGYEPALERRVALLQASEVFLLPSLVEGLSLSLLEAMASGTACVATDAGADGEVLEGGAGIVISTQGVTTQLRTLLPVLRDQPVLTAELGRRARERALQRYTLTRNIEALERVYAELVPRPALAA; the protein is encoded by the coding sequence TTGGCGCATATCGCCTGGCTGGGCAAGAAATCACCCTTCTGCGGCAACGTCACCTACGGGCTCACCACCACGGAGCAGTTGCGGCAACGGGGCCACCGCATCAGCTTCATCCACTTCGACACACCCGCCACGGGCCCCGGGCTGCCCTGGGATCCCCCGAGCGTCAACGGCAAAGGCCTGACGCTCACCAAGGAGGCGCTGCGGGCCTCGCGCCGGGCCGCGCTGGCGGGCGATGAGAGCGAAGTAGCCCTGCCCTACCTGCTGAAGTCGCAGGTGTACACGGTCCCCGCGCCGGGCGCCCAGCGGGAGTTGCGGGAATCGCTGGAGCAGCTCAAACCGGATCTGGTGCACGCCAGCCTCACGCTCTCGCCGCTCGATTTCCTGCTGCCCGATCTCTGCCAGCAGCTGGGCGTGCCGCTTGTCGCCACCTTCCATCCCGCCTTCGACGCCGGCCTTCGCAACCTGGCGGGCGGTACCCAGCAGCTCACCTACCAGCTCTATGCCCCGGCTCTGGCCCGCTTCAACCGGGTGATCGTCTTCTCCGAGCTGCAGGCCGAGGTGCTGTCCCGGCTGGGGGTCAAGGATGACCGGTTGGCGGTGATCCCCAACGGCGTCGACACCGATGTGTGGAAGCCCGCGGACTCCGAGCGAGGAGGTTCAGAGCGGAGAGGCTCCGAGCGTGGCAGCAGCGCTCTGCGCCGTGAGGTGCAGGCGCGCTGCGAAGGCCGCCGCCCGTTTCTGTACATGGGCCGGCTGGCCACCGAGAAGAACGTGGAGGCCCTGCTGCGCGCCTGGCGGTTGGTGCGGCCAGCCGGCTGCGTGCTGGTGATCGTGGGCGATGGGCCGCTGCGGGGATCGCTGCAGGCCGCCCATGAAGACCCGGACATCCTCTGGTGGGGCTATGAACCTGCGCTGGAGCGACGGGTGGCGCTGCTGCAGGCCTCGGAGGTGTTCCTGCTGCCGTCGCTGGTGGAGGGGTTGTCGTTGTCGTTGCTGGAAGCTATGGCCAGCGGCACCGCCTGTGTGGCCACCGATGCTGGCGCCGATGGTGAGGTGCTGGAGGGAGGGGCCGGTATCGTGATCAGCACCCAGGGGGTCACCACCCAGCTGCGCACCCTGCTGCCGGTGCTGCGCGACCAGCCTGTGCTCACCGCCGAACTCGGGCGCCGTGCCAGGGAGCGGGCGCTGCAGCGCTACACGCTCACACGCAACATCGAGGCGTTGGAGCGTGTTTACGCCGAACTGGTCCCTCGTCCCGCCCTGGCGGCCTGA
- the deoC gene encoding deoxyribose-phosphate aldolase produces MRHERPDLAPLIDHALLDPHHGIEAVHRCCDEARHFGFAGVCLASRWLACGRERLGNASRVRLIGVVAFPFGAVPAAIKRAEAEAAAAAGADELDIVPDFGALADGNGSAVYEEIGAIVELGLPVKVILEAGRLSDPALALLVEASIDAGAAFLKSGSGFGPPVSVAQVQHLRELARGRVAVKASGGITGLEQAFELVEAGASRLGTSRGVALMQALRSPATPPAS; encoded by the coding sequence TTGCGCCACGAACGCCCCGACCTGGCACCGCTCATTGATCACGCGCTTCTCGATCCCCATCATGGGATCGAAGCCGTGCATCGTTGCTGCGACGAGGCCCGCCACTTCGGCTTTGCCGGTGTCTGCCTCGCCTCGCGCTGGCTGGCCTGCGGCCGGGAGCGGCTGGGCAACGCCAGCCGCGTGCGGTTGATCGGGGTGGTGGCCTTCCCCTTCGGCGCGGTGCCGGCGGCGATCAAACGGGCCGAGGCGGAAGCCGCCGCTGCCGCCGGCGCCGACGAACTGGACATCGTGCCCGACTTCGGCGCCCTCGCCGATGGCAACGGCAGCGCCGTCTACGAGGAGATCGGTGCGATCGTGGAGCTGGGCCTGCCGGTGAAGGTGATTCTCGAGGCCGGCAGGTTGAGTGATCCCGCCCTGGCCCTGCTGGTGGAGGCGTCCATCGATGCCGGCGCCGCCTTCCTCAAGAGCGGCAGTGGCTTCGGTCCGCCGGTGAGCGTGGCCCAGGTGCAGCACCTGCGCGAGCTGGCCCGCGGCCGCGTGGCCGTGAAAGCCTCCGGTGGCATCACTGGGCTGGAACAGGCCTTCGAGCTGGTGGAGGCCGGCGCTAGCCGGCTCGGCACCAGCCGTGGAGTGGCACTGATGCAGGCGCTGCGCAGCCCCGCCACACCCCCTGCCTCGTGA
- the pyrF gene encoding orotidine-5'-phosphate decarboxylase, translating to MATTVRTTVGTTALADPAERIIVALDRPDAVSALALAASIPELRWVKVGLELFTAAGPEVVRELRRCGLRVFLDLKFHDIPATMAGACHSAAALGAELITVHASAGRRALAAAQAAAEQGAAAQGMAPPTLLAVTVLTSWEADRFAAELQVPVAMAAHVSHLAALAAAAGLRGAVCSPLEVAELRARHPLPFALVTPGIRPVGAATGDQARVLTPAQAIAAGASQLVIGRPITAAADPAAAFAACCAELTAAP from the coding sequence ATGGCCACCACAGTGCGAACCACGGTGGGCACCACGGCGTTGGCCGATCCTGCAGAGCGGATCATCGTGGCCCTTGACCGGCCCGATGCCGTCAGCGCCCTGGCATTGGCCGCCTCGATTCCGGAGCTGCGCTGGGTGAAGGTGGGCCTGGAGCTGTTCACCGCCGCCGGGCCGGAGGTGGTGCGCGAGCTGCGCCGGTGTGGCCTGCGCGTGTTTCTGGATCTGAAGTTCCACGACATCCCCGCCACCATGGCTGGCGCCTGCCACAGCGCCGCCGCCCTCGGCGCCGAGCTGATCACCGTGCATGCCAGCGCCGGTCGCCGGGCTCTGGCGGCGGCCCAGGCGGCGGCGGAGCAGGGTGCTGCTGCCCAGGGCATGGCTCCGCCCACCCTGCTGGCGGTCACTGTGCTCACCAGCTGGGAGGCCGACCGCTTCGCCGCCGAACTGCAGGTTCCAGTGGCGATGGCTGCCCACGTGAGCCACCTGGCGGCCCTGGCTGCTGCCGCCGGGCTGCGCGGTGCCGTGTGCTCACCGCTGGAGGTGGCCGAGCTACGCGCGCGGCATCCACTGCCCTTCGCCCTGGTGACCCCGGGCATCCGCCCCGTCGGCGCCGCCACGGGCGACCAGGCCCGCGTGCTCACGCCGGCCCAGGCGATCGCCGCTGGTGCCAGCCAGCTGGTGATCGGCCGGCCGATCACGGCAGCAGCCGATCCGGCGGCGGCGTTCGCGGCCTGTTGCGCCGAACTGACCGCAGCGCCCTGA
- the recO gene encoding DNA repair protein RecO, giving the protein MSGGAARLEGLVLKSGPLGENDRLLTLLTDAEGLVRLAVPGARRPRSSLAAAVPLALLQLQVGGGRGLRRVRQLQVQRTYSQLAERLETLAAAQALAELALLLVPGGDGVHGVLEDLLMQLGRLDTVVRERQESVEALAIAVQGSVHLLALGGYGLPLQCCGRSGQPLEPPIGNWDWRCSLVPSEGLLIGAVPGAMLVLNASELALLQRLTRPAPPRRRDGELMGPLAVWLRLLQLVELWTQEHGGRRCRALRLLRDCFEPGHALEAPSPEPSLRRNG; this is encoded by the coding sequence GTGAGTGGCGGCGCGGCGCGCCTGGAGGGGCTCGTGCTCAAGAGCGGGCCCCTCGGCGAAAACGACCGTCTGCTTACCTTGCTCACCGACGCCGAGGGGCTGGTGCGGCTGGCGGTGCCGGGAGCGCGCCGGCCGCGCAGCAGCCTGGCGGCAGCGGTGCCGCTGGCCCTGCTCCAGCTGCAGGTGGGCGGTGGCCGCGGCCTGCGGCGGGTTCGGCAGTTGCAGGTGCAGCGCACCTACAGCCAGCTGGCGGAGCGGCTGGAAACGCTCGCTGCCGCTCAGGCGCTGGCGGAGCTGGCCCTGCTGCTGGTGCCGGGCGGCGATGGCGTCCACGGGGTGCTGGAGGATCTGCTGATGCAGCTGGGGCGTCTAGACACCGTGGTGCGCGAGCGGCAGGAGAGCGTTGAGGCCCTGGCGATCGCGGTGCAGGGCAGCGTGCATCTGCTGGCCCTGGGCGGCTATGGCCTGCCGCTGCAGTGCTGCGGCCGCAGCGGGCAGCCGCTGGAGCCACCGATCGGCAACTGGGACTGGCGCTGCAGCCTGGTGCCCAGCGAAGGGCTGTTGATCGGCGCGGTGCCTGGGGCGATGCTCGTGCTCAATGCCTCTGAACTGGCGCTGCTGCAACGGCTGACACGCCCGGCTCCACCGCGCCGCCGGGACGGGGAATTGATGGGGCCGCTGGCGGTGTGGCTGCGGCTCCTGCAGCTGGTGGAACTGTGGACCCAGGAGCACGGCGGACGCCGCTGCCGTGCGTTGCGTCTTCTGCGTGACTGCTTCGAGCCGGGTCACGCGCTGGAGGCACCATCCCCTGAGCCATCATTGCGGCGGAACGGATAG
- a CDS encoding GIY-YIG nuclease family protein: MGLPRQGQLDLFGAGPASAAGDHVPTALPLARHQLLRWQQGLADFQRPLHGSGAGVAQRSLFGAGGTDAAAAQAAVFDPLALAPLNLQFWRWPEPPQQGAALYVVMDRQPQLEHPLLLYVGETGCADRRWKGDHDCKTYLAAYDEALRRCGLASGLSIRFCSDVPGAVRPRRALEQALIRRWQPPFNKETRQRWATPFTADPA, encoded by the coding sequence ATGGGCCTGCCGCGCCAGGGCCAGCTCGACCTGTTCGGCGCCGGGCCGGCGTCCGCCGCCGGCGACCACGTGCCCACGGCTCTGCCGTTGGCGCGCCATCAACTGCTGCGCTGGCAGCAGGGCCTGGCCGACTTTCAGCGTCCCCTGCACGGCAGCGGGGCCGGTGTGGCGCAGCGCTCGCTGTTCGGAGCCGGCGGGACCGATGCCGCCGCCGCGCAGGCTGCCGTCTTCGATCCACTGGCGCTGGCACCGCTCAACCTGCAGTTCTGGCGCTGGCCCGAGCCGCCGCAGCAGGGGGCGGCTCTGTATGTGGTGATGGACCGCCAACCCCAGCTGGAGCACCCCCTGCTGCTGTACGTGGGCGAAACCGGCTGCGCCGATCGTCGCTGGAAAGGCGACCACGACTGCAAGACCTACCTGGCGGCCTACGACGAAGCCCTGCGCCGCTGCGGGCTCGCCAGCGGGCTGAGCATCCGCTTCTGCAGCGACGTCCCCGGGGCAGTCAGGCCGCGCCGGGCCCTGGAGCAGGCGCTGATCCGCCGTTGGCAGCCCCCTTTCAACAAGGAAACGCGGCAGCGCTGGGCCACCCCCTTCACCGCCGATCCGGCCTGA
- a CDS encoding 1-acyl-sn-glycerol-3-phosphate acyltransferase, with translation MPRAGIQPAQSGLRFLPAHFSPWVHRLSRWALPLLLRTREIVDCQVEGAERLAQLFSEHQQGRVRLLIAFRHPTTTDPLTMARLIWEEVPRAARAAGLTLRRPVHSQFLYDRGIPLWAGEAAGWILGALGGIPIQRGKLDRVALKAAREVLAQGPFPLAIAPEGATNNHGELLGPLEPGLAQMAFWCCDDLAAAGRQERVLIVPIALKYVTQGRDWPAIDTLLDRLEAQLRRHPGRHGAEGSEGAEGSEASDNTAHPAGAGGPMGDGSVAEALRYRRLIQLGDNVITLLEAFYREAHGLDLPPLSAPAPYPSCLENGFITRLERIRNAALGVAESRLQLLRPKGSLGERCRRVEQAGWDRIYRDDLKAMTPLERSLADWQATEARLAMDHMRLVEYFSTLSGSYVAEKPSFDRYTEVLQILWRAITWINGTSHDKPPELGSRLARLSVGEPIDVTERHGRYLSGRREAVEELMADLRARMLAELEGAAGPGSQAARAGRGTSSA, from the coding sequence ATGCCCCGCGCCGGGATCCAGCCGGCCCAGTCGGGCCTTCGCTTCCTCCCCGCCCACTTCAGCCCCTGGGTGCACCGGCTCAGCCGCTGGGCGCTGCCGCTGCTGTTGCGCACGCGGGAGATTGTGGACTGTCAGGTGGAGGGGGCGGAGCGGCTGGCTCAGCTGTTTTCGGAGCACCAGCAGGGCCGCGTGCGGCTGCTGATCGCCTTTCGCCACCCCACCACCACCGATCCGCTCACGATGGCCCGGCTGATCTGGGAGGAGGTGCCCCGGGCCGCCCGGGCGGCAGGGCTGACCCTGCGCAGACCGGTGCACAGCCAGTTCCTCTACGACCGAGGCATTCCCCTGTGGGCGGGAGAGGCTGCCGGCTGGATCCTGGGCGCGCTGGGGGGCATCCCGATTCAGCGCGGCAAGCTCGACCGGGTGGCGCTCAAGGCCGCCCGCGAGGTGCTGGCCCAGGGCCCGTTCCCGCTGGCGATCGCTCCGGAGGGTGCCACCAACAACCACGGCGAGCTGCTTGGCCCCCTGGAGCCGGGGCTGGCCCAGATGGCCTTCTGGTGCTGCGACGACCTGGCGGCCGCCGGCCGTCAGGAGCGGGTGCTGATCGTGCCGATCGCCCTCAAGTACGTGACGCAGGGCCGCGACTGGCCGGCGATCGATACACTGCTCGATCGCCTCGAAGCCCAGCTCCGCCGGCATCCGGGCCGGCATGGTGCAGAAGGCTCAGAAGGTGCGGAAGGTTCAGAAGCATCAGACAACACAGCACACCCTGCAGGAGCAGGCGGCCCCATGGGGGATGGCAGCGTGGCGGAAGCGCTGCGCTACCGCCGCCTGATCCAGCTGGGCGACAACGTGATCACCCTGCTGGAGGCCTTCTACCGGGAGGCCCATGGCCTGGACCTGCCTCCTCTTTCGGCCCCGGCGCCGTACCCGTCCTGCCTCGAGAACGGCTTCATCACCAGGCTCGAGCGGATTCGCAACGCGGCGCTGGGGGTGGCTGAAAGCCGTTTGCAGCTCTTGCGTCCGAAGGGGAGCCTCGGTGAGCGCTGCCGGCGCGTGGAGCAGGCGGGCTGGGACCGCATCTACCGCGACGACCTGAAGGCGATGACGCCCCTGGAGCGCAGCCTGGCCGACTGGCAGGCCACCGAGGCCCGCCTGGCCATGGACCATATGCGCCTGGTGGAATACTTCTCCACGCTCAGCGGTTCCTACGTGGCTGAGAAGCCCAGCTTCGATCGCTACACCGAAGTGCTGCAGATCCTGTGGCGAGCGATCACCTGGATCAACGGCACCAGCCACGACAAGCCACCCGAGCTGGGCTCCCGGCTCGCCCGGCTGTCGGTGGGGGAGCCGATCGATGTGACCGAGCGGCACGGCCGCTACCTCAGCGGTCGCCGTGAGGCTGTGGAGGAACTGATGGCCGACCTGCGCGCCCGCATGCTGGCGGAACTGGAGGGGGCCGCCGGCCCTGGCTCTCAGGCCGCCAGGGCGGGACGAGGGACCAGTTCGGCGTAA
- a CDS encoding DUF1825 family protein encodes MGFFESEIVQDEARRLFTDYQQLTQLGSDYGKFDREGKKLFIERMEELMDRYRVFMKRFELSEDFQAKLTVEQLRTQLGQFGMTPEQMFSQMHLTLERMKSELSSSC; translated from the coding sequence ATGGGCTTCTTTGAATCCGAGATCGTGCAGGACGAAGCCCGGCGCCTGTTCACCGATTACCAGCAGCTCACCCAGCTGGGCTCCGACTACGGCAAGTTCGACCGCGAGGGCAAGAAGCTCTTCATCGAGCGGATGGAGGAGCTGATGGACCGCTACCGGGTGTTCATGAAGCGCTTCGAGCTCTCTGAGGATTTCCAGGCCAAGCTCACGGTCGAGCAGCTGCGCACGCAGCTGGGCCAGTTCGGCATGACGCCTGAGCAGATGTTCAGCCAGATGCATCTCACGCTCGAGCGCATGAAGAGCGAGCTGAGCTCGTCCTGCTGA